A part of Flavobacteriaceae bacterium GSB9 genomic DNA contains:
- a CDS encoding ROK family protein, translating to MELLGIDIGGSGMKGAIINSETGELITERFRIPTPPSRKPKGMAKTFKDIVNHFNYKGPIGCGFPSIVKNGVCQAKGNLDSSWVNVNAETLFSDACGLPVTVINDADAAGYAVMNYGIGKDKLGLVIIITIGTGLGSGAFYNGELIPNFELGQIPYKKYRKIEHWAAASVKDRKDLSYKKWGKRFNTFLEIVETVLCPDYIILGGGTSKDFDAFKKRITVSTPVLPAELGNYAGLIGAAVAALHPQQINLKQEI from the coding sequence ATGGAATTACTAGGAATCGATATTGGCGGATCGGGAATGAAGGGTGCGATTATAAATTCAGAAACAGGAGAACTTATTACAGAACGCTTTCGGATTCCAACCCCACCATCTCGAAAACCCAAAGGCATGGCTAAAACATTTAAAGACATTGTTAATCATTTTAATTACAAGGGCCCAATAGGATGCGGGTTTCCAAGTATTGTAAAAAATGGCGTTTGCCAAGCCAAAGGGAACCTAGATTCCAGCTGGGTAAACGTTAATGCCGAAACCTTATTTTCTGATGCTTGTGGACTACCGGTTACCGTAATTAATGATGCTGATGCAGCTGGGTATGCCGTAATGAACTACGGTATTGGAAAAGACAAACTAGGTCTTGTTATCATCATCACTATTGGAACTGGCCTTGGAAGTGGCGCATTTTATAACGGCGAACTGATTCCTAATTTCGAATTAGGCCAAATACCCTATAAAAAGTACAGGAAAATTGAACATTGGGCAGCGGCCTCCGTTAAAGATCGGAAAGACTTAAGCTATAAAAAATGGGGCAAACGATTTAATACTTTTCTGGAAATCGTAGAAACTGTTTTATGCCCCGATTATATTATTCTCGGTGGTGGCACATCAAAAGATTTTGATGCATTCAAAAAACGGATTACCGTCTCCACTCCCGTACTTCCTGCCGAATTAGGCAATTATGCCGGCTTAATAGGGGCAGCAGTCGCAGCTTTGCACCCCCAACAAATAAATCTTAAGCAGGAAATTTAG
- the argH gene encoding argininosuccinate lyase: MKLWDKGISIDKKIEQFTVGNDREIDIHIAKYDVMASKAHAKMLHKIGILNQAELEQLLGGLQDLDNQIETGEFVIDEQFEDVHSKIEFELTKTLGDVGKKIHTARSRNDQVLVALHLYYKENLTLVKEKTKTLFNTLLDQAENYKNKVLPGYTHLQVAMPSSFGLWFSAYAELMVDDVFLIDAAKKTVDQNPLGSAAGYGSSFPIDRTFTTKEMDFATLKYNVVAAQMGRGKNERTIAAALGSLANTMARFAMDTCLYMSQNFGFISFPDELTTGSSIMPHKKNPDVFELIRGKCNKIQALQSEMVLITNNLPSGYHRDFQLLKESMIAAFEEIKDILDIFNYSIQQIIVKDVDINSDLYKYLFTVDNINNLVVDGQTFREAYQKIGGQVQDGTYVPDTSKKHTHEGSIHNLCLDEIRAKFPA, translated from the coding sequence ATGAAACTCTGGGACAAAGGTATATCCATCGATAAAAAAATAGAACAATTTACAGTAGGTAACGATAGAGAAATCGATATCCATATTGCAAAATACGATGTTATGGCATCAAAAGCCCATGCTAAAATGTTGCACAAAATAGGCATTTTAAACCAGGCTGAACTTGAGCAGTTATTAGGTGGTTTGCAAGATTTGGACAATCAAATTGAAACTGGCGAATTTGTTATTGATGAGCAGTTTGAAGATGTACATTCCAAAATAGAATTCGAACTCACCAAAACCCTAGGCGATGTGGGTAAAAAAATTCATACAGCTCGTTCCAGAAATGATCAAGTTTTAGTGGCACTTCATCTGTACTACAAAGAAAATTTGACTTTGGTAAAAGAAAAAACCAAAACGCTTTTCAATACGCTATTGGATCAAGCTGAAAACTATAAAAATAAAGTACTGCCGGGTTATACGCACTTACAGGTGGCTATGCCGTCGTCGTTCGGGTTGTGGTTTTCCGCCTATGCCGAGTTAATGGTTGATGATGTATTTTTAATCGATGCCGCTAAAAAAACGGTGGATCAAAATCCGTTGGGTTCAGCTGCAGGCTACGGAAGTTCTTTTCCAATCGACAGAACGTTCACAACAAAAGAAATGGATTTTGCCACCTTAAAATACAATGTAGTAGCAGCCCAAATGGGACGTGGAAAAAATGAAAGAACTATTGCAGCGGCTCTAGGAAGTTTAGCAAATACTATGGCGCGTTTTGCAATGGATACTTGTTTGTATATGAGTCAGAATTTTGGATTTATTTCCTTTCCAGATGAATTGACCACAGGAAGCAGTATTATGCCGCATAAAAAGAATCCCGATGTTTTTGAATTGATACGTGGAAAATGTAATAAAATACAAGCTTTGCAGAGTGAAATGGTGTTAATCACCAATAATTTACCAAGTGGTTATCACCGCGATTTTCAGTTGTTGAAAGAGAGTATGATTGCTGCTTTTGAGGAAATAAAGGATATTTTGGATATTTTTAATTATTCCATTCAGCAAATTATAGTGAAAGATGTTGATATCAACAGCGATTTGTACAAATACCTGTTTACGGTTGATAACATCAATAATTTAGTGGTTGATGGCCAAACCTTCCGCGAGGCGTATCAAAAAATCGGAGGGCAAGTTCAGGATGGAACCTATGTGCCCGACACCTCAAAAAAGCATACCCACGAAGGTAGTATTCATAATTTATGTTTGGATGAAATTCGCGCTAAATTTCCTGCTTAA
- the thrA gene encoding bifunctional aspartate kinase/homoserine dehydrogenase I, with the protein MEHQLQHIKLKNYTTENGVLVPEIKLSYQVFGQNLGTAPLILVNHALTGNSNVAGEDGWWKDLIGPGKVIDTKLYTILAFNIPGNGYDGFVITNYKDFVARDVANMFLIGLKELQVDKVFATIGGSLGGGIAWEMAVNKPDFTEHLITVATDWKSTDWLIANCQIQEQFLLNSKNPVHDARMHAMLCYRTPESFKERFKRSKNEDLEIFNVESWLLHHGKKLQERFQLSAYKLMNQLLKTIDVTKGRSDDFNVLDNIKANIHIIGVDSDLFFTAEENRETHKQLALTNPNVTYNEIHSVHGHDAFLMEYEQLEKIIEGIFVPDSKRKRMKVLKFGGKSLANGKGLETVLSIIEDKVSAGERISVVVSARGSATDDLESILNKALKGKPYQEALEAFKAYQAEPSETIDFSEEFSVLDKLFEGVSLLRDYSKKTKDNILAQGELLSVKLIANLLNEHGVKAKATDARELIKTDESFGNAQPLSKLSKENTEAYFKANRDVVNVVTGFIASNLKNETTTLGRNGSNYTAALLANFLDAEELQNYTHVNGIYTADPSLVADAQQIRELSYGEANELANFGTSVLHAKTIIPLVEKNINLRILNTFNPDDEGTLITAKPSTKEVTSLSVLDDVALLNLEGRGLLGKSGVDARIFGALGNHGISVSIVSQGSSERGIGLIIDANQATQAVIALEREFESDFYSQDVNKIDVVDDVSVISIVGIELSSFHKPFNALIKNQITPLLFNNTVTGKNVSLVVKKSQLHKAVNVIHGEVFGISKKINIAIFGHGGVGGALINQILKSKEDIENRRGINLNVFAIANSKQVLLNKNGATKTWKTDIAKVDSDLSIDDIITFAKNHHLENLIAVDNTASSTFYNNYVPLVEAGFDLVSSNKVANTISHDFYRDLRLQLKEHNKQYLYETTVGAGLPLIDTIKLLHESGENITRIRGVFSGTLSYLFNNFSVQDKPFSVIIQETINKGFTEPDPREDFSGNDVARKLLILARELDLQNEFEDVTVQNLIPEAYQNISVEEFLSQLNVLDAQYQQIKQDQKPGHVLRYVGDLSGDLSKDKGTLEVKLVSIPEDSTLGHVKGSDAIFEIFTESYGEQPIVIQGAGAGAEVTARGVFGDILRLSKHIN; encoded by the coding sequence TTGGAGCATCAATTGCAACATATCAAATTAAAAAATTACACGACCGAAAACGGTGTGCTTGTTCCTGAAATCAAGCTCAGCTACCAAGTATTCGGTCAAAATTTGGGTACGGCACCTTTAATTTTGGTGAATCATGCGCTTACTGGAAACAGTAATGTGGCTGGTGAAGACGGCTGGTGGAAAGATTTAATTGGCCCCGGAAAAGTTATCGACACAAAGCTTTATACCATTTTGGCATTCAACATTCCCGGGAACGGTTACGATGGTTTTGTCATTACAAACTACAAAGATTTTGTAGCTAGAGATGTAGCCAATATGTTTTTAATTGGGTTGAAAGAATTGCAGGTTGATAAGGTGTTTGCCACTATTGGAGGTTCTTTAGGAGGCGGTATTGCTTGGGAAATGGCTGTGAACAAGCCCGATTTTACAGAGCATTTAATTACCGTAGCCACCGATTGGAAATCTACCGATTGGCTAATTGCCAACTGCCAAATTCAGGAACAGTTCCTTTTGAATTCCAAAAATCCGGTACACGATGCGCGCATGCATGCTATGTTGTGTTACCGAACGCCAGAATCGTTTAAAGAACGTTTTAAGCGCTCCAAGAATGAGGATTTGGAAATTTTTAATGTTGAAAGCTGGTTGCTTCACCACGGAAAAAAATTGCAAGAGCGTTTTCAGCTTTCAGCCTATAAATTGATGAACCAATTGCTAAAAACCATCGACGTAACCAAAGGACGTTCTGATGATTTTAATGTGCTGGACAACATAAAGGCAAACATCCATATTATTGGTGTGGATTCCGATTTGTTTTTTACGGCCGAAGAAAACCGCGAAACGCATAAACAGTTAGCGTTAACAAATCCAAATGTAACGTATAACGAGATACACTCGGTGCATGGACACGATGCTTTTTTAATGGAGTACGAGCAATTGGAAAAAATAATTGAAGGCATTTTTGTGCCAGATTCTAAAAGAAAAAGAATGAAAGTATTAAAATTTGGGGGTAAATCGTTGGCCAACGGCAAAGGTTTGGAAACGGTACTTTCAATTATAGAAGATAAGGTAAGTGCAGGTGAGCGTATTAGTGTCGTAGTTTCGGCCAGGGGCTCGGCTACAGATGATTTAGAATCCATTTTAAACAAAGCCCTAAAAGGAAAACCTTATCAAGAGGCCTTGGAAGCGTTTAAGGCATACCAAGCAGAACCTTCAGAAACTATCGATTTTTCGGAAGAGTTTTCTGTGCTCGATAAACTTTTTGAGGGGGTTAGCCTGTTGCGCGACTACAGTAAAAAAACCAAAGACAATATTTTAGCTCAAGGGGAATTGTTGTCGGTCAAGCTTATAGCCAATTTATTGAACGAACATGGCGTTAAGGCAAAGGCTACAGATGCCCGAGAGTTGATAAAAACAGACGAATCCTTTGGTAATGCACAACCGCTCTCAAAGTTATCAAAAGAAAATACTGAGGCGTATTTTAAAGCCAATAGAGATGTGGTAAATGTGGTTACAGGGTTTATTGCTTCAAATTTAAAAAACGAGACTACCACGTTGGGAAGAAATGGTAGCAATTACACAGCGGCACTATTGGCCAATTTTTTAGATGCCGAAGAATTACAAAATTACACTCACGTTAATGGTATTTATACAGCCGATCCTAGTTTAGTTGCCGATGCGCAGCAAATACGTGAGCTTTCGTATGGTGAGGCTAACGAATTGGCTAATTTTGGTACGTCGGTATTGCATGCCAAAACCATTATTCCGTTGGTTGAAAAAAATATTAACCTTCGTATTTTAAATACCTTTAATCCTGATGATGAGGGTACGCTAATTACAGCAAAGCCGAGTACAAAGGAAGTAACTTCATTATCGGTTTTAGATGATGTGGCACTGTTGAATTTGGAAGGCCGCGGACTTTTAGGCAAGAGCGGTGTTGATGCCCGAATTTTTGGAGCGCTAGGTAACCATGGCATAAGTGTAAGCATTGTATCGCAAGGGTCGTCAGAACGAGGAATTGGCCTTATAATAGACGCTAACCAAGCGACGCAAGCGGTTATTGCATTGGAGCGTGAATTTGAAAGCGATTTTTATTCGCAAGACGTTAATAAAATTGATGTGGTTGACGATGTTTCAGTGATTTCCATTGTGGGCATTGAGTTGAGTTCGTTCCACAAACCATTCAATGCATTGATTAAAAACCAAATTACGCCGTTGCTTTTCAATAATACCGTAACAGGTAAAAACGTAAGTTTGGTGGTGAAAAAGTCCCAGCTTCATAAGGCAGTTAACGTTATTCATGGTGAGGTTTTTGGGATTTCCAAAAAGATTAATATTGCCATTTTTGGCCACGGAGGTGTAGGAGGGGCCTTAATCAATCAAATTTTAAAATCTAAAGAAGATATAGAAAACCGAAGGGGCATAAACCTTAATGTTTTTGCTATTGCAAACTCCAAACAAGTACTTTTGAATAAAAACGGAGCGACTAAAACTTGGAAAACCGATATTGCCAAAGTGGATAGTGATTTGTCAATAGACGATATCATCACATTTGCAAAAAACCATCACTTAGAAAATTTAATAGCAGTTGATAATACGGCAAGTTCAACATTTTATAACAACTATGTGCCTTTAGTTGAAGCCGGTTTTGATTTGGTGTCGTCAAACAAAGTGGCCAATACCATTTCGCACGATTTTTACAGAGATTTGCGACTCCAACTAAAAGAGCACAATAAACAGTATCTTTACGAAACAACTGTTGGTGCAGGTTTGCCGTTAATTGATACTATTAAGTTACTGCACGAATCGGGCGAAAATATAACCAGAATTCGTGGGGTGTTTTCCGGGACATTAAGTTATTTGTTCAATAATTTTTCGGTACAAGACAAACCATTCAGCGTAATTATACAGGAAACGATTAATAAAGGCTTTACCGAGCCTGATCCACGTGAAGATTTTTCTGGAAACGATGTGGCGAGGAAGCTATTAATTCTTGCTAGGGAGTTGGATTTACAAAATGAATTTGAAGATGTTACGGTTCAAAATTTAATACCTGAAGCCTACCAAAACATTTCCGTTGAAGAGTTTTTAAGTCAGCTTAATGTGTTGGATGCGCAGTATCAGCAAATAAAACAAGATCAAAAACCTGGACATGTGTTGCGTTACGTTGGTGATTTAAGTGGAGACCTTTCAAAAGACAAAGGAACTTTAGAAGTAAAATTGGTGTCCATTCCCGAAGATAGTACTTTGGGCCACGTAAAAGGCAGCGATGCTATTTTTGAAATTTTTACTGAAAGTTACGGCGAACAGCCCATTGTTATTCAAGGCGCCGGAGCAGGAGCCGAAGTTACGGCCAGAGGTGTTTTTGGCGATATATTAAGGTTGTCGAAACATATAAATTAG
- the argB gene encoding acetylglutamate kinase, which produces MEKLSIVKIGGNIIEDDNALNAFLKLFANLEGKKILVHGGGKRATHVASKLGIESKMVNGRRVTDTETLEVITMVYGGLVNKNVVAKLQALNTNAIGLTGADINSIKSVKRPVKEVDFGFVGDVKSVSYQSVNKLIEADFTPVFCAITHDGNGQLLNTNADTITSQVAVGMSQLYETSIYYCFELNGVLRDINDKSSVIKHIDSKTYKELLEQGIIADGMLPKLENCFEALNNGVSNINMGNTSMLTQTDNNFTTITL; this is translated from the coding sequence ATGGAAAAACTATCCATAGTAAAAATAGGCGGAAACATCATCGAAGATGACAATGCCCTAAACGCATTCTTAAAATTATTTGCTAATTTAGAAGGAAAGAAAATTTTGGTACACGGTGGAGGCAAACGAGCCACGCATGTTGCTTCAAAATTGGGCATAGAATCGAAAATGGTTAATGGCAGGCGTGTCACTGACACCGAAACGCTAGAGGTGATTACCATGGTGTACGGTGGTTTGGTAAATAAAAATGTGGTAGCCAAACTACAAGCATTAAATACTAACGCGATTGGCTTAACAGGTGCAGATATTAACAGTATTAAATCGGTAAAACGCCCAGTAAAGGAAGTCGATTTCGGTTTTGTGGGTGATGTGAAAAGCGTATCTTACCAGTCGGTCAATAAATTGATAGAGGCCGATTTTACTCCTGTTTTTTGTGCGATTACTCACGACGGAAATGGCCAATTGCTCAATACTAATGCAGATACCATTACATCGCAAGTAGCAGTGGGTATGAGTCAACTTTACGAAACATCCATTTATTATTGTTTCGAATTGAATGGAGTTTTAAGAGATATTAACGATAAAAGTTCGGTAATAAAACACATCGATTCCAAAACCTACAAAGAACTTTTAGAGCAGGGTATTATTGCCGATGGGATGCTTCCGAAGCTTGAAAACTGTTTTGAAGCGCTTAACAACGGCGTGAGCAATATCAACATGGGAAATACATCGATGTTAACACAAACCGATAACAATTTTACAACCATAACTTTATAA
- a CDS encoding 2-isopropylmalate synthase yields MSDNKVQIFDTTLRDGEQVPGCKLNTDQKLIIAEQLDKLGVDIIEAGFPVSSPGDFKSVEAISKIVKNATVCGLTRSVENDIKVAAEALKHAKTPRIHTGIGTSDSHIKYKFKSNREAIIERAVRAVSFAKTFVEDVEFYAEDAGRTDNDYLAQICEEVIKAGATVLNIPDTTGYCLPNEYGNKIKYLKENVKGIDKAILSCHCHNDLGLATANSIEGVINGARQIECTINGIGERAGNTALEEVVMILRQHPYLNLDTNIKSEMLYGLSQLVSDNMGIYTQPNKAIVGANAFAHSSGIHQDGVIKNRETYEIIDPKDVGVTESAIVLTARSGRAALAYRAKNIGYELTKLQLDEIYANFLDFADTKKEVDDNDIHHIIENSKVYKEITSA; encoded by the coding sequence ATGTCTGATAACAAAGTACAAATTTTTGACACAACGCTAAGAGATGGAGAGCAAGTACCTGGTTGTAAGCTTAATACCGACCAAAAATTAATCATAGCCGAACAGCTTGATAAATTAGGTGTTGATATTATTGAAGCTGGTTTCCCGGTATCTAGCCCTGGAGATTTTAAATCGGTTGAAGCCATTTCAAAAATTGTAAAAAACGCAACGGTTTGTGGTTTAACACGTTCTGTAGAGAACGATATTAAAGTGGCTGCCGAAGCTTTGAAACATGCCAAGACACCAAGAATCCATACGGGTATTGGTACTTCAGATTCTCATATTAAATATAAGTTTAAATCTAACAGAGAGGCTATTATTGAGCGTGCCGTAAGAGCGGTTAGTTTTGCTAAAACTTTTGTGGAAGATGTAGAGTTTTATGCTGAAGATGCAGGCAGGACAGATAACGATTATTTGGCTCAGATTTGTGAAGAGGTCATAAAAGCTGGTGCAACGGTATTAAATATTCCAGACACCACTGGATATTGCCTACCCAATGAATATGGTAACAAAATAAAATACCTTAAAGAAAACGTAAAAGGTATTGATAAAGCCATTTTATCTTGCCACTGCCACAACGACCTTGGTTTAGCCACTGCAAACTCCATAGAGGGTGTAATCAATGGTGCCCGCCAAATAGAATGTACCATTAACGGTATTGGTGAGCGTGCAGGTAATACGGCCCTAGAAGAAGTGGTTATGATTTTAAGACAGCATCCTTACTTGAATTTAGATACTAATATAAAATCTGAAATGCTTTATGGTTTAAGCCAATTGGTTTCAGATAACATGGGTATCTATACCCAGCCTAATAAAGCTATTGTTGGAGCGAATGCCTTTGCACACAGTTCTGGAATTCACCAAGATGGGGTTATTAAAAATCGCGAAACTTACGAAATTATAGACCCAAAAGATGTTGGTGTTACCGAATCGGCCATCGTATTAACAGCCCGAAGTGGTAGAGCGGCTTTAGCTTATAGAGCAAAAAATATTGGATACGAGTTAACGAAGCTACAATTGGATGAAATCTATGCTAATTTCTTAGATTTTGCCGATACAAAAAAGGAAGTTGACGATAACGATATTCATCATATTATAGAAAACAGCAAAGTATATAAAGAAATCACTTCTGCTTAA
- a CDS encoding M20 family metallo-hydrolase, protein MALQELTQKAITLLKTLIETQSFSSEEDATAAHVEAWFKQFNIDYTRTKNNVWAINKHFDESKPTLLLNSHHDTVKPNSAYVKNPFKAIVEDGKLYGLGSNDAGGCLVSLIATFTHFYNHKDLKYNLVMVASAEEESSGPNGLNSMLSIIPKVDVAIVGEPTLMNLAVAEKGLVVFDAVVGGTPSHAAHPNDNNAIYNTIEVLQWFKDFKFEKSTDALGEVKLTVTQINAGSQHNVVPGHVDLVVDVRVNDAYSNAEIAEILQTQSPCTSITPRSLRLNSSSIPVDHDLVKAGIAMGRSTYGSPTLSDQAVLKCPSLKLGPGDSTRSHSADEFIYINEIEEGIQMYVELLNRVIV, encoded by the coding sequence ATGGCGCTACAGGAATTAACTCAAAAAGCCATTACGCTTTTAAAAACACTCATTGAAACGCAGTCTTTTTCTTCTGAAGAAGACGCTACTGCAGCACATGTTGAAGCTTGGTTTAAACAATTCAATATTGATTATACGCGTACTAAAAACAACGTTTGGGCAATCAATAAACACTTTGACGAAAGTAAGCCAACGCTGTTGTTGAATTCGCATCACGATACGGTAAAACCAAATAGTGCATACGTCAAAAATCCTTTTAAAGCTATTGTTGAAGATGGCAAATTATATGGTTTGGGCAGTAACGATGCCGGCGGGTGTTTAGTGTCTTTAATTGCGACGTTTACCCATTTTTATAACCATAAGGATTTAAAATATAATTTGGTAATGGTTGCTTCCGCAGAAGAGGAAAGTAGCGGTCCCAATGGGCTCAACAGTATGTTGTCCATTATTCCAAAAGTAGATGTGGCCATTGTGGGCGAACCCACTTTGATGAATTTGGCTGTAGCGGAAAAAGGGCTCGTGGTTTTTGATGCCGTAGTAGGCGGAACGCCTAGCCATGCAGCTCATCCCAACGATAACAACGCTATCTATAACACTATTGAGGTGTTACAGTGGTTTAAAGATTTTAAATTCGAAAAAAGCACTGATGCTTTAGGGGAGGTTAAGTTGACGGTAACCCAAATTAATGCCGGTTCGCAGCATAATGTGGTGCCTGGTCATGTCGATTTGGTGGTCGATGTACGCGTTAACGATGCTTATAGTAATGCCGAAATAGCTGAAATTTTACAAACCCAATCACCCTGTACTAGCATAACGCCCCGTAGTTTGCGCTTAAATTCGTCATCTATACCTGTGGATCACGATTTGGTGAAAGCTGGAATAGCCATGGGTAGAAGCACTTATGGGTCACCAACATTATCGGACCAAGCGGTACTGAAATGCCCAAGTTTAAAATTGGGGCCTGGAGATAGTACGCGCTCACATTCGGCAGACGAATTCATTTATATCAACGAAATAGAAGAAGGCATTCAAATGTATGTTGAATTGTTGAATCGGGTTATCGTATAA
- the leuB gene encoding 3-isopropylmalate dehydrogenase, with protein MKLNIAVLPGDGIGPEVIAQAVKVLKAIAMEFNHVFTFENGLVGASAIDKTGKALPQETIDLCKKSDAVLFGAIGKTSYDLDPDAKIRPEQGLLGIRKALGLHTNIRPIIAYNDLLSKSSLKVRQIKDTNILIYRELTSGIYFGERTLSEDGNTASDVCTYHRFEIERIAHQAFKAAQTRKRKLALVDKANVLESSRLWRRVVQEIAPQYPDVRVNYLYIDNAAMELIIRPRQFDVILTENMFGDILSEEASVIVGSIGLLASASVGDEHAMFEPIHGAYTKAANKGIANPIASILSAAMLLDHFGLDEEAALVREGVDKSLKLHITTPDLNNKYDNISTTKVGDFIEDFINNPDETNLNFTNIHLGQSTII; from the coding sequence ATGAAGTTAAATATTGCCGTTTTACCTGGCGATGGTATAGGCCCAGAAGTTATAGCTCAAGCCGTTAAGGTTTTGAAAGCTATTGCTATGGAATTTAATCACGTATTTACTTTCGAAAACGGTTTGGTTGGTGCCAGTGCAATCGATAAAACAGGCAAAGCCCTACCACAAGAAACCATCGATCTTTGTAAAAAATCTGACGCTGTACTGTTTGGAGCCATAGGAAAAACATCGTACGATTTAGATCCCGATGCCAAAATTAGACCAGAACAAGGCCTTTTAGGCATCCGAAAAGCATTGGGTTTACATACAAACATTAGGCCTATCATTGCTTATAACGATTTATTAAGCAAATCATCACTTAAAGTCAGACAAATTAAAGACACAAACATTCTCATTTACCGCGAGTTAACCAGTGGCATATATTTTGGAGAACGGACATTAAGTGAAGATGGCAACACAGCCTCGGATGTTTGCACATACCATCGGTTTGAAATTGAACGTATTGCCCACCAAGCCTTTAAGGCGGCACAAACAAGAAAGCGTAAATTAGCTTTAGTTGATAAAGCGAACGTTTTGGAAAGTTCAAGGCTTTGGAGGCGTGTGGTTCAAGAAATAGCACCGCAATACCCCGATGTAAGAGTTAATTATCTATACATTGATAATGCAGCGATGGAACTCATTATCCGTCCAAGACAATTTGATGTTATATTAACCGAAAATATGTTCGGAGATATCCTGTCGGAAGAAGCGAGTGTAATTGTAGGTTCTATAGGCCTTCTAGCTTCAGCATCTGTAGGTGATGAGCATGCCATGTTTGAGCCTATTCACGGGGCTTACACCAAAGCGGCCAACAAAGGTATTGCCAACCCCATTGCTTCAATTTTGTCGGCAGCCATGCTGTTAGATCATTTCGGACTCGATGAAGAAGCTGCCTTGGTAAGGGAAGGTGTAGATAAATCTCTAAAACTACACATCACCACTCCCGATTTAAACAACAAATACGACAATATAAGCACCACAAAAGTGGGCGATTTTATTGAAGACTTTATCAATAATCCGGATGAGACCAATTTAAACTTTACTAACATACATTTAGGACAGTCCACGATTATTTAA
- a CDS encoding O-acetylhomoserine aminocarboxypropyltransferase/cysteine synthase, producing the protein MSENKLATNALHAGHDVTTNAGTRAVPIYQTTSYVFNNTDHAANLFALKELGFIYTRLNNPTNQILQERLAAVEGGIGAVVFASGTAAISTGLLTLLKAGDHIVASSSLYGGTYNLLNVTLPRLGITTTFVDADNPDNFAQAVQDNTRAFFVESLGNPKLDVLDLNAISVHAKVAGVPFIVDNTVATPALLNPIEHGANIVIHSLTKYIGGQGTSLGGAIIDAGTFDWTNGKFPEFTEPSAGYHGLVYSEALGEAAYTFKLILEGLRDFGGALSPTNAFNIIQGLETLPVRIKQHSENALELAKWLEQQPEVAWVNYPGLESSKYKALADKYLPKGQSSVVTFGAKGGFEAAKTISDNTKLFSLLANIGDTKSLIIHPASTTHQQLTEEQQESAGVTADLIRLSVGIEDVDDLKADLKGAFSKI; encoded by the coding sequence ATGAGTGAAAACAAATTAGCAACAAACGCCTTACATGCGGGCCACGATGTAACCACTAATGCTGGAACCAGAGCTGTGCCTATTTACCAAACAACATCTTATGTGTTTAATAATACAGACCATGCAGCGAATTTATTTGCCCTAAAAGAACTGGGCTTTATTTATACACGGTTAAATAATCCCACAAACCAGATTTTACAAGAGCGTTTGGCAGCTGTAGAAGGTGGTATTGGTGCCGTAGTTTTTGCATCTGGAACAGCGGCCATATCAACTGGGTTACTGACTCTATTGAAAGCAGGTGACCATATTGTAGCTTCAAGCAGTTTATATGGGGGAACGTACAACCTTTTAAACGTAACCTTACCAAGGTTGGGTATTACAACAACCTTTGTAGATGCCGATAATCCAGATAATTTTGCCCAAGCGGTACAAGACAATACCAGAGCATTTTTTGTGGAATCCTTAGGAAACCCGAAATTAGATGTGTTGGATTTAAATGCCATTTCAGTACATGCAAAAGTAGCAGGAGTACCGTTTATTGTAGATAATACCGTTGCTACACCAGCATTGTTGAATCCTATTGAACATGGGGCAAATATTGTAATCCATTCCTTAACTAAGTACATAGGTGGTCAGGGTACGTCGCTTGGCGGGGCCATTATTGATGCCGGTACTTTTGATTGGACCAACGGAAAATTCCCAGAATTCACTGAGCCTTCAGCCGGTTATCACGGCTTAGTGTACAGCGAAGCATTGGGTGAAGCCGCATACACGTTTAAATTAATTTTAGAAGGCTTAAGAGATTTTGGTGGTGCCCTGAGTCCAACAAATGCCTTCAATATTATTCAAGGTTTGGAAACCTTACCAGTTCGTATAAAACAACATAGCGAAAACGCATTGGAATTGGCTAAATGGTTAGAGCAACAACCTGAAGTGGCTTGGGTGAATTACCCTGGGTTGGAAAGTAGTAAATACAAAGCTTTGGCCGATAAGTATTTGCCAAAAGGACAGAGCAGTGTGGTTACCTTTGGTGCAAAAGGCGGATTTGAAGCGGCTAAGACCATTTCAGATAACACGAAATTATTTTCACTATTAGCAAACATTGGTGATACAAAATCATTAATTATTCACCCGGCGAGTACAACACACCAGCAGTTGACAGAAGAACAGCAAGAGTCTGCGGGAGTAACAGCAGATTTAATAAGATTATCTGTAGGAATTGAAGATGTCGACGACTTAAAAGCCGATTTAAAAGGAGCTTTTAGCAAAATATAA